One Enterobacter asburiae genomic window, TATGGCCCATCATCTGCCCGTGGTGCATCCCCGCCATCGCCTTATCGCCATATTTCGCCATCAGCGCCTGCATGCCCATCATATCGAGCATCGGGTTCATGGAGAGCTGCAGCTTGCGCTGCGTAAGCCCGTCAAGCGACGGGAGCGCTGGCAGCGTGGTTAACGTATCAGGCAGCGTGCCGGAAGCGGCCACCAGCAATGGCTGAATACGCAGCACCGGATGCGGCTTATCAAACGGTGCGACCGCCATCCCCATCTGGCTTACCGGCAGGGTTACGAGGTCAAACGGCTTGCCGTCGCTGATGTCCACCAGCACCTCAAAGCGTTCGCCCATCAGCATCGGCAGCTCGCTCACCTTCACCGGCTCCGGCAGCAGGCCGCCGTCGCTCGCTACCACGTACAGCGGGCGCTTATCGCTGGCGGCGAAATTGAGAGAGCGGGCATTACAGCCGTTGAGCAGGCGCAGGCGCAGCCAGCCTTTCGGCGCGGCGTGCTGGGGGTAAATGGCGCCGTTGGTCAGCAGCGTGTCGCCAAACCAGCCTACCGCCGCGCTCATCACGTCCAGCTGATAGTCAATTTGCCCGTCAGCGTTGAATTTCTTGTCCTGCACAATCACCGGAACGTCGTCGATGCCCCACTGTTTCGGCAGGCGCAGCATGCGGCTTTCGTCGTCTTCAATCAGCACCAGCCCCGCCAGCCCCATCGCCACCTGATGGCCCGTTTTGCCATGCTGATGCGGGTGGAACCAGCAGGTCGCCGCGCGCTGGTCAGGCGTAAAGGTGACGCTGCGCGTGCCGCCCGCTTTGATGATGCCCTGCGGGCCCCCGTCCACCTCGCCCGGCACTTCCAGCCCGTGCCAGTGCAGCGTCGTCTCTTCCGACAGCGTGTTATGGATATCGACGGTAACGGTTTTTCCTTTGCGCAGCTGGAGCGCCGGGCCAAGGAGATTTCCGTTATAACCCCAGGTTGTGGCGGTATTTGCACCAAAGGTCGTTTTGCCCGATTGCATCACAAGCTGGATACGGCTTCGCGCATCAGCGGTCACTAAGTCAGGGATAGGTAAGGCAGGCCTGTCAGCCGCGAAAACCGCGCGGCTCCAGAGAGGTAATGCGCTGGCAGCCCCCAGCACAGCGGAATATTTTAAAAAATCACGACGTTGCATGTTCATTTCCTTATTTCCAGCAGGCGATCTTTTGAGCATAAACCCTCCCCTTACCGGAAGGTCAAGTCAAGCGGCAATAATAAAGATCGTCGCACCGGCATCAAGTATGCTAACGTTAATTTTCCGTGAAGAAGTGGTAGAAGC contains:
- the cueO gene encoding multicopper oxidase CueO, producing MQRRDFLKYSAVLGAASALPLWSRAVFAADRPALPIPDLVTADARSRIQLVMQSGKTTFGANTATTWGYNGNLLGPALQLRKGKTVTVDIHNTLSEETTLHWHGLEVPGEVDGGPQGIIKAGGTRSVTFTPDQRAATCWFHPHQHGKTGHQVAMGLAGLVLIEDDESRMLRLPKQWGIDDVPVIVQDKKFNADGQIDYQLDVMSAAVGWFGDTLLTNGAIYPQHAAPKGWLRLRLLNGCNARSLNFAASDKRPLYVVASDGGLLPEPVKVSELPMLMGERFEVLVDISDGKPFDLVTLPVSQMGMAVAPFDKPHPVLRIQPLLVAASGTLPDTLTTLPALPSLDGLTQRKLQLSMNPMLDMMGMQALMAKYGDKAMAGMHHGQMMGHMNMDHGKMGGMGNMNHGDHGFDFHNANTINGKAFDMNTPMFAATKGQFERWVISGEGDMMLHPFHIHGTQFRILSENGKAPDAHRAGWKDTVRVEGSVSEVLVKFDHDAPKEFAYMAHCHLLEHEDTGMMLGFTV